In Fructilactobacillus cliffordii, a single genomic region encodes these proteins:
- a CDS encoding TipAS antibiotic-recognition domain-containing protein, translating into MSKKKAKRQAKVEKQISDQYGDQEVKQSQQNWNSYSDEKKAAIIKESNEIFVDLAKLKDEDPDSEKVQQLMVRWHQFLLNFYNPSIELLRGLNEMYADDPKFKKKFEKIDPDLPDFLHASIDTYVDKLEDQWVEENQNTLDNEL; encoded by the coding sequence ATGAGTAAGAAAAAAGCAAAAAGACAAGCCAAAGTAGAAAAGCAAATTAGTGACCAGTATGGCGATCAAGAAGTTAAACAATCGCAACAGAACTGGAATAGTTATAGCGATGAAAAAAAGGCCGCGATTATCAAAGAAAGTAACGAGATTTTCGTAGACCTTGCTAAACTAAAGGATGAGGATCCAGACAGTGAAAAGGTTCAACAACTGATGGTGAGATGGCATCAATTTCTGCTGAACTTTTATAATCCTAGCATTGAGCTATTAAGAGGATTGAACGAAATGTACGCTGACGATCCAAAATTTAAAAAGAAATTCGAGAAAATTGACCCGGATTTACCGGACTTCTTGCATGCTTCAATCGATACGTATGTTGATAAGTTGGAAGACCAATGGGTTGAAGAAAACCAAAATACATTAGATAACGAACTATAG
- a CDS encoding ATP-binding protein: protein MAKVDRAGERTTGPLKLKPKAPTKTADLVFPVEEPKRDLKNLIVSDEVANQIQSLISKIENYDLLYNQFGLREIDSTGGRTVINLYGLPGTGKSFAAEAIAKEMGKKVIKVNYADIESKYVGETPKNIKLLFKEARDTDAVLIFDEADSILGRRLDSVTKSTDHAVNLTKSVMLLELDNFEGITIFTTNFGKNYDPAFLRRIIGNIEFSLPEKEARRKILEKLIPAKLPVALSAADWDEILANTDGFSGGDLLNVVVYASSHAVERDGAKCKVGLNDFNDAIELIKKSKQELAQQK, encoded by the coding sequence ATGGCAAAGGTTGATAGAGCGGGCGAACGAACGACGGGCCCATTAAAATTAAAACCGAAAGCACCAACCAAAACCGCTGATTTAGTTTTCCCGGTGGAAGAACCTAAACGAGATTTAAAGAACCTGATTGTCTCCGATGAGGTGGCTAACCAAATTCAGAGTTTAATCTCTAAAATTGAAAATTATGACTTGCTCTACAATCAGTTTGGACTGCGAGAAATTGATTCTACCGGGGGACGCACCGTAATTAACTTGTACGGATTGCCCGGGACTGGGAAAAGTTTTGCCGCAGAAGCCATTGCCAAGGAAATGGGCAAAAAGGTGATCAAAGTTAACTACGCGGACATTGAATCTAAGTACGTGGGGGAAACGCCGAAGAACATTAAGCTCCTGTTTAAAGAGGCAAGGGATACGGATGCCGTTTTAATCTTTGATGAAGCGGATTCCATCCTGGGTCGCCGGTTAGACAGCGTAACGAAAAGTACGGATCACGCCGTTAATTTGACTAAATCAGTCATGCTGCTGGAGTTAGATAACTTCGAAGGGATTACGATTTTTACGACCAACTTCGGAAAAAACTATGACCCAGCCTTTTTACGGCGGATTATTGGTAACATTGAATTCTCATTGCCGGAAAAAGAGGCACGGCGGAAGATTTTAGAAAAGTTGATTCCAGCTAAGCTACCGGTTGCTTTATCTGCAGCCGATTGGGATGAGATTTTAGCTAATACCGATGGCTTTTCTGGGGGAGACCTGTTAAACGTAGTAGTTTACGCAAGCTCCCATGCGGTAGAACGTGATGGCGCTAAGTGTAAAGTGGGACTCAATGACTTTAACGATGCCATTGAGTTAATTAAAAAGTCGAAACAAGAATTGGCCCAGCAAAAATAA
- a CDS encoding ECF transporter S component — protein sequence MKHWVSEWHLKNIILVTLIGIITGLIFWIMDPIYTAVTAVLTPLGLAPFAGSILLGFWTMAGPLALLVVRIPGSGLLAELLGSVVEMLLGGIWGASTLISGLIQGVSSELGFAVTGYKNYGWLSVTLTSITTTVITFGYQLIRQDYAGFSVGLIVALFLVGLVSVFLFSGVLSLLIARMLERAHLLEK from the coding sequence GGCATTTGAAAAACATTATTTTAGTAACGTTAATTGGGATTATTACGGGATTGATTTTCTGGATTATGGATCCGATTTACACGGCCGTAACGGCGGTTTTGACGCCGCTGGGATTGGCGCCGTTTGCAGGTTCCATCCTGCTCGGATTTTGGACAATGGCTGGTCCACTGGCTTTACTGGTAGTACGGATTCCCGGTTCCGGATTGTTAGCCGAATTACTGGGTTCCGTGGTAGAAATGCTACTCGGCGGAATTTGGGGTGCTTCCACGTTGATTTCTGGGTTAATCCAAGGGGTGAGTTCTGAACTGGGATTCGCGGTTACAGGCTACAAGAACTACGGCTGGTTGAGTGTAACGCTGACTTCGATTACCACCACGGTGATTACGTTTGGGTACCAATTGATCAGACAAGACTATGCTGGTTTTAGCGTGGGCTTGATTGTGGCATTATTCCTAGTAGGCTTGGTATCCGTCTTCCTCTTCAGTGGGGTGCTTTCACTGTTGATTGCGCGGATGTTAGAACGGGCTCATTTGTTGGAAAAATAA
- a CDS encoding GNAT family N-acetyltransferase, whose protein sequence is MFQVQRLQAMDPVTVYQILRARSQVFVEEQKIDCCDPDDEDLTALHLFEQSEQGEVIAYARVFQDGDHVTFGRVLTSASVRGTGKGRKLLTAILQLCHERFPGLPITINAQMQAVGYYEKQGFVTEGEPFLEVEVPHVRMTYRGK, encoded by the coding sequence ATGTTTCAAGTTCAGCGGCTCCAAGCTATGGATCCTGTGACCGTGTACCAAATTTTGCGAGCGCGGTCACAGGTTTTTGTGGAGGAACAAAAAATTGACTGTTGTGATCCGGATGACGAGGATTTAACGGCTTTACACCTCTTTGAGCAGTCAGAGCAAGGTGAAGTAATTGCCTATGCCCGGGTATTTCAGGATGGGGACCATGTAACCTTTGGCCGGGTCCTGACGAGCGCCTCGGTACGTGGCACGGGGAAAGGTCGGAAATTGCTAACTGCCATTTTACAACTGTGTCACGAGCGATTTCCGGGATTACCAATTACGATTAACGCCCAGATGCAAGCGGTGGGTTACTATGAAAAACAAGGTTTCGTGACAGAAGGTGAACCGTTTTTAGAAGTTGAGGTTCCACACGTGCGGATGACGTATCGAGGGAAGTAA
- the menB gene encoding 1,4-dihydroxy-2-naphthoyl-CoA synthase translates to MTTTWETIPNQYQDILFERRDKVAKITINRPEKRNAFTPQTVNEMIDAFAQCRDDENIGVIILTGQGDLAFCSGGDQGVRGNGGYVGSDHIPRLNVLDLQHLIRVIPKPVIAMVRGWSVGGGNVLQLVCDLTIAADNAKFAQSGPKVGSFDGGYGSGLLADTIGIKRAKEVWFTCKTYTADEAFQMGWINKVVPLDDVEQETLDWCDVLLQRSPMALRLIKASMNAATDGLAGIQQLAGDSTLLYYTSDEAKEGRDAFLEKRKPNFDQFPKFP, encoded by the coding sequence ATGACAACTACTTGGGAAACAATTCCAAATCAATATCAAGATATTCTGTTTGAACGCCGCGATAAAGTCGCTAAAATTACGATTAACCGACCGGAAAAACGCAACGCCTTTACCCCCCAAACCGTCAACGAAATGATTGACGCCTTTGCGCAATGCCGAGACGACGAAAACATTGGCGTGATTATTTTAACCGGACAAGGTGACCTTGCCTTCTGTTCCGGTGGTGACCAAGGGGTCCGTGGGAACGGTGGCTACGTCGGCAGTGACCACATCCCCCGCCTAAACGTGCTGGATCTACAACACCTCATTCGGGTCATTCCCAAGCCAGTGATTGCGATGGTTCGCGGTTGGTCCGTGGGAGGAGGAAACGTCTTACAACTCGTCTGTGACCTGACAATTGCCGCTGACAACGCGAAGTTTGCGCAATCCGGTCCCAAAGTCGGTAGTTTCGACGGGGGCTATGGATCAGGATTACTCGCTGACACGATTGGCATCAAACGGGCCAAGGAAGTCTGGTTTACGTGCAAGACCTACACCGCTGATGAAGCCTTTCAAATGGGTTGGATAAACAAGGTTGTGCCGTTAGATGATGTGGAACAAGAGACCCTCGACTGGTGTGACGTCCTCTTACAACGTTCACCAATGGCATTACGGTTAATCAAGGCTTCCATGAACGCCGCGACCGATGGATTGGCTGGGATTCAACAGCTGGCCGGCGATTCCACACTGCTGTACTACACCAGTGACGAAGCCAAAGAAGGCCGCGACGCCTTTTTGGAAAAGCGGAAACCAAACTTTGACCAATTTCCTAAATTTCCCTAG
- a CDS encoding RNA-binding domain-containing protein has translation MKKKFKDLSKENHQIEYKKCEKKFPKEAWESIASFENTDGGTIYLGIDENKEFINGISNNVVQKIHEQFWDGINNGVLSYSTIKNDDIKDIQCENGRTVIKISVRKSTHHRPVFYKGNAYIRKGPNDYKISLEEALTIKRDNDLNLDRKLMRGTSISDLNMEDIDRYRSKLFEDPIQQERLGKLPLNVFLQRLNVIDYDENENLFVTLGGLLFFGKTNVIIKHIPHFQLDYFDKSNPLHERYSNRISSIVYDFNIYSFYNNVISELYSGVKNRFSISEKNGERIETGSTMRKALREALINTLMHADYEQSGYIRITVTPENYLFENPGTLLITPEQFFNEIKTKVRNPIISSLFVKIGLGEREGYGGETIQNAATMNKLKSPEIYSSDNITHLKIWSIDFLTSLDNKSINDYEKNIIKVILKSEPIPISRKKIQDVTKLSYSITNRNLSSLIDKKIIDKVGNGRGTKYSMKNSSKTLMRQMQAFPDILREIIKKEGDNFHLS, from the coding sequence ATGAAAAAGAAATTTAAAGATTTATCTAAAGAGAATCATCAGATAGAGTATAAAAAATGTGAAAAAAAGTTTCCTAAGGAAGCTTGGGAATCTATTGCATCCTTTGAAAATACTGATGGAGGAACCATATATCTTGGTATTGACGAAAATAAAGAATTTATTAATGGAATATCTAATAATGTTGTTCAAAAAATACATGAACAATTTTGGGATGGAATTAATAATGGGGTATTATCTTATTCAACTATTAAGAACGATGATATTAAGGATATACAATGTGAAAATGGTAGAACTGTAATTAAAATATCAGTAAGAAAGTCTACTCATCATAGGCCGGTATTTTATAAAGGTAATGCTTATATTAGAAAGGGTCCTAATGATTATAAAATAAGTTTAGAAGAAGCTTTAACAATTAAAAGGGATAATGATTTAAATTTAGATAGAAAGCTGATGAGAGGGACATCTATATCTGATTTAAACATGGAAGATATAGATAGATACAGGAGTAAGTTGTTTGAAGATCCAATACAACAAGAAAGACTTGGTAAATTACCATTAAATGTTTTTTTGCAACGATTGAATGTTATAGATTATGATGAAAATGAAAATTTATTTGTAACTCTTGGTGGTTTGTTATTTTTTGGTAAAACAAATGTAATTATAAAGCATATACCACATTTTCAATTAGATTATTTTGATAAATCTAATCCACTTCATGAAAGATACTCTAACAGAATTTCAAGCATTGTATATGATTTCAATATATACTCATTTTATAATAATGTTATAAGTGAACTTTATAGTGGGGTGAAAAATAGATTTTCTATTAGTGAAAAAAATGGTGAAAGAATTGAAACAGGAAGTACAATGAGGAAAGCTCTTCGAGAAGCACTTATTAATACACTTATGCATGCGGATTATGAACAATCTGGATATATAAGAATAACTGTTACACCTGAAAATTATTTGTTTGAAAATCCTGGTACCTTATTAATTACACCGGAACAGTTTTTTAATGAAATAAAAACGAAAGTTCGAAATCCAATAATTTCTTCATTGTTTGTAAAAATTGGTCTTGGTGAAAGGGAAGGTTATGGGGGAGAAACAATACAAAATGCTGCTACGATGAATAAATTAAAGTCACCTGAAATATATAGCTCAGATAATATAACTCATTTGAAAATATGGTCAATTGATTTTTTAACATCATTAGATAATAAATCAATAAATGATTATGAAAAAAATATTATAAAGGTAATTCTAAAATCAGAGCCTATTCCAATATCTAGAAAAAAGATTCAGGATGTTACAAAATTATCTTATAGCATCACAAATAGAAACTTATCGTCCCTTATTGACAAAAAAATAATAGATAAAGTAGGTAATGGAAGAGGTACTAAATATTCTATGAAAAATTCATCAAAAACTCTTATGAGACAAATGCAGGCTTTTCCTGATATTTTAAGAGAAATAATAAAAAAAGAAGGTGATAATTTTCATCTTAGTTAA
- a CDS encoding SA1002 family membrane protein, with protein sequence MIVSVIILIGLLLAIGFIAGRSQDKYLFLKSGLYFFLMEITSSIALLISVSGVYFFMVKLLHYDIRILTFCLAATFIGGIINFYFIRYLNLFKDSNSMLVMQVEYYIQWTTIALTLYQFLTGSSSNLKIFAKAGISAENLDINELNLLVLPLLLISWISIAMIKIYLTDRGH encoded by the coding sequence ATGATAGTTAGCGTCATTATTTTAATTGGCTTATTACTAGCAATCGGATTTATCGCTGGTCGCTCACAAGATAAATATTTATTTTTAAAGTCTGGATTATACTTCTTTTTGATGGAGATTACGTCCAGCATCGCATTGCTAATCTCTGTCAGTGGGGTTTATTTTTTCATGGTAAAACTGCTGCACTATGACATTCGGATTCTCACCTTTTGTCTTGCGGCCACGTTTATCGGCGGCATCATCAACTTTTATTTCATCAGATACTTAAATTTGTTCAAGGATTCAAACAGCATGTTAGTGATGCAAGTGGAGTATTACATCCAATGGACCACGATTGCCCTAACGCTCTACCAGTTTTTAACGGGATCCAGCTCTAACTTAAAAATCTTTGCCAAAGCTGGGATTTCGGCCGAAAACCTAGATATCAACGAACTCAACTTACTGGTCCTGCCACTGCTCTTGATTAGTTGGATTTCAATTGCAATGATCAAGATTTATTTAACGGATCGTGGGCACTAA
- a CDS encoding zinc-binding alcohol dehydrogenase family protein: MPELMNSIGYTHYLPIDNPESFFEFKTAIPTLAEHDLLVQVDAVSVNPVDIFTRKRQSSTLTEPKIIGYDAVGTVVKTGSAVSLFHVGDRVFYAGAYNRPGSNSEYQAVDERIVGHAPQQLTTAEAAAMPLTSLTAWESLFEQMNIDLHNHEANAQQSILIINGAGGVGSVATQLAHLAGLQGIATAGTPQTKDWTLQHGADYTVDYHQNLVEQVHQLGFETVNYVLELQNLDHYWDDISQLIAPLGTIVSTTGSGKDLNFQPLKRKMIRFGWEWMYTKSWYQTPNLITQHEILDQVSQLLDQDQLQSTLTKTFNPINAENLRAATKLVESHQMMGKVVVKN, translated from the coding sequence ATGCCAGAACTTATGAATTCCATCGGCTACACCCACTATTTACCCATTGATAATCCCGAGAGTTTCTTCGAATTTAAAACGGCTATTCCAACGCTTGCAGAACACGATTTGCTGGTTCAAGTCGACGCTGTCTCAGTAAATCCGGTCGATATCTTTACCCGCAAGAGACAATCATCAACTCTAACTGAACCCAAAATCATTGGCTACGATGCGGTTGGTACCGTGGTCAAAACTGGCTCTGCTGTAAGTCTGTTCCACGTCGGCGACCGCGTCTTTTACGCGGGAGCTTACAACCGACCCGGCAGCAATAGTGAATATCAAGCTGTCGACGAACGCATTGTCGGTCATGCTCCACAGCAACTAACTACTGCCGAAGCAGCCGCCATGCCCCTCACGAGTTTAACCGCCTGGGAATCATTATTTGAGCAAATGAACATCGACTTACACAATCACGAAGCTAATGCCCAACAATCGATTTTAATCATTAACGGCGCTGGGGGCGTCGGATCCGTGGCTACCCAGTTAGCCCACTTAGCCGGACTGCAAGGCATTGCTACCGCCGGAACCCCGCAAACCAAGGACTGGACGTTGCAACATGGTGCCGATTATACGGTTGATTATCATCAAAATCTGGTAGAACAAGTGCATCAGCTGGGATTTGAAACGGTTAACTACGTCCTCGAACTCCAAAATCTGGATCACTATTGGGATGACATCAGTCAGTTAATCGCTCCCCTCGGAACCATTGTTTCGACGACAGGAAGCGGGAAGGACCTTAACTTTCAACCATTGAAACGAAAGATGATTCGCTTTGGTTGGGAATGGATGTACACCAAGTCGTGGTATCAAACCCCAAACTTGATTACTCAACACGAAATCCTAGACCAAGTGAGTCAACTCCTAGATCAAGACCAATTACAATCCACGTTAACCAAAACGTTTAACCCCATCAACGCCGAAAACTTGCGAGCGGCCACTAAACTAGTGGAAAGCCATCAGATGATGGGAAAAGTGGTCGTGAAAAATTAA
- a CDS encoding o-succinylbenzoate--CoA ligase yields the protein MDNWLQKRTQLTPQRLALSFHEQTWTFQDLQQQVNGLCATLQSRLSNPGRVAILGNNTPDFYFGILALHQLGEPIVCLNKQLTTPELQYQIKDAQVQTILTTQEFLPQLQAVANVKLIALDQLKWQPQANWPAPPTELDAIASIMYTSGTTGRPKGVCQSYRNHWTSALGAELNLPVTESDCWICAVPLYHISGLSIVIRSLLYGMPVRLYEHFDPQAINQDLVHGRGTIISVVPYMLKKLLAKKHEPYDNHFSYMLLGGGAIDQATLDQCDHHQIPVIQSYGMTETASQVVALNPADAQRKLGSVGKPLFPVSLKIANTKQSNQIGEILLKGDNLTPGYLNQPQRLAEKTTASGWFRTGDLGYVDDEGFLYVKSRLAELIISGGENIYPNEVEQVLNQLPDVQESAVVGKTDSTWGSIPVAFLVTDQSYSLTKVQKFLMDKLAKYKFPKELHLVNHLPKTANGKLQRVELVKWLEKNE from the coding sequence ATGGATAATTGGCTCCAAAAACGAACGCAACTAACGCCTCAGCGCCTAGCGCTGTCCTTTCACGAGCAAACGTGGACCTTTCAAGACCTTCAACAACAAGTAAACGGTCTCTGCGCCACCTTACAATCCCGCTTATCAAATCCAGGACGGGTAGCCATCCTGGGCAATAACACGCCGGATTTCTACTTTGGCATCTTAGCATTGCACCAACTCGGCGAACCAATTGTGTGTTTAAATAAACAACTAACCACTCCGGAACTGCAGTATCAAATTAAGGATGCCCAGGTGCAGACCATTTTAACCACGCAGGAATTTCTGCCGCAGTTACAAGCCGTAGCTAACGTGAAACTAATTGCCCTCGATCAGCTCAAGTGGCAACCTCAAGCAAATTGGCCAGCACCCCCCACCGAACTTGATGCAATCGCCAGCATTATGTACACGTCAGGTACGACTGGGCGCCCCAAAGGAGTTTGTCAAAGCTACCGGAACCACTGGACTAGCGCGCTGGGCGCTGAACTAAACCTACCGGTCACGGAATCCGATTGCTGGATTTGTGCTGTCCCGTTGTATCACATCAGCGGCCTTTCGATTGTAATACGGAGTTTGTTGTACGGAATGCCGGTCCGACTTTACGAACATTTTGACCCACAGGCGATTAACCAGGACTTGGTGCACGGGAGAGGCACCATCATTTCGGTGGTCCCTTACATGCTCAAAAAGTTACTGGCTAAAAAGCACGAACCTTACGATAACCACTTTAGCTACATGCTTCTGGGGGGTGGTGCAATTGATCAAGCGACTCTCGACCAATGTGACCACCATCAAATTCCGGTCATCCAGTCCTACGGGATGACGGAAACGGCCTCGCAGGTCGTGGCCCTCAATCCAGCTGATGCCCAACGGAAGCTGGGCTCAGTCGGAAAACCCCTCTTCCCGGTCAGTTTGAAAATTGCAAACACTAAGCAATCAAATCAAATTGGCGAAATTTTGCTCAAAGGTGATAACCTAACGCCCGGTTACCTCAATCAACCGCAACGACTGGCAGAGAAAACAACAGCATCTGGCTGGTTTCGGACGGGGGACCTTGGCTATGTTGACGATGAAGGCTTTTTGTACGTTAAAAGTCGGCTCGCCGAACTCATCATTTCTGGAGGCGAAAACATCTATCCCAATGAAGTTGAGCAGGTATTGAATCAACTACCGGATGTGCAGGAAAGTGCCGTTGTTGGCAAGACCGATTCCACCTGGGGCTCCATTCCGGTCGCATTTCTGGTGACGGACCAGTCCTATTCATTGACGAAAGTCCAGAAGTTTCTCATGGATAAACTGGCCAAGTACAAGTTCCCCAAAGAACTGCACTTGGTCAATCACCTGCCTAAGACAGCGAACGGAAAGTTACAGCGAGTGGAATTGGTAAAGTGGTTGGAAAAGAATGAATAA
- a CDS encoding MucBP domain-containing protein has translation MKRIVEQQTRRYKMYKSGKKWIFAAVVTTAIMSSTYLTVQAETTNPSVSNEMPVKDTSATDSSQQATTTTHSNLTNNEADTRNGQVVPVESQPQSDAVESQTGTSSETEQGVNAGESTKPDGTSSFASATQPTDTSNESLTVDSSQPAKPGATNQQPNDLEGANQQPSNQTVPQDKPATTTSDTDNQLQTINNMIVKLAVSDNQAMMTSVVPDPALQKAIADAYNQSFYPSLNKTIQEITVADMQAIKTLRIPSFGSTGYQVLPQTFEGIQYCTNLKTLFISSAGNTDVPSDIDFSAIAKITSLERLDFDVVPFTTDKLPDLSKLPSLKKLSIDQSAGGDFWAESSNRLDNSVFKLLEQCHGLTTLSIEGTNIDSLMGLVGVKMANPNLSTIIFSKNRIKDLSVLKQGLNLDNVTRIVVSQQQVSSEYTLNHNDFSYNPETQQLSLPFSKLKDLIINPDGTPSYPTRSTVVNYNGKWVNATLTNNAFVIDGVTQSDFDNLKVFKWKPDWFLSDDYKTDGIFNFGGNAIRQTINVEASLPGANVTVQYVDEAGHEIAPTETLTGKIGDPYTTQAKEIPGYTLKNVTGNTTGTFSENAQSVTYVYQKVVDQSSITGHDVTINVNDSMPDAAALGASATDQAGKSIPVTLDTSAVDLAKPGSYPVTITASNGLSKIVYVHVLAQQPVAGAEVTVQYLDENGHEIAPTETLTGKIGDPYTTQVKEIAGYILKKVTGNATGTFSEKVQSVIYVYQKVADQSNVTGHDVTIDVNSPLPNVNDLGASATDQNGKTIPITLDTSAVDVTTPGSYPVIIKAANGLTKTVYVHVVALAVPETPNDSDGNGSSDAITKTPGENLTKDNRSGFQNDLHGFIVDDKGTNFSQSQTKQTQSNRKLPATGQRQSSLFLLLVEVALGLALMVWAFLQVERRKRK, from the coding sequence ATGAAGCGAATAGTTGAGCAACAAACTCGTCGGTATAAAATGTATAAATCCGGCAAAAAGTGGATTTTTGCCGCAGTGGTCACTACGGCTATCATGTCATCAACTTATTTAACGGTTCAAGCTGAGACAACGAACCCGAGTGTAAGCAATGAAATGCCCGTGAAGGATACGAGCGCTACTGATTCAAGTCAGCAAGCAACCACAACGACGCATTCGAATCTTACTAATAATGAGGCTGATACCAGAAATGGTCAGGTTGTCCCGGTTGAATCTCAACCTCAAAGTGATGCTGTGGAGAGTCAAACGGGAACTAGCAGCGAAACAGAACAAGGAGTTAATGCGGGGGAATCAACTAAACCGGACGGAACTAGCTCATTTGCTTCTGCGACGCAACCAACCGATACAAGTAATGAAAGTCTAACAGTTGATTCAAGCCAGCCTGCTAAACCGGGTGCAACCAATCAACAACCGAATGATTTAGAGGGGGCTAACCAGCAACCTAGTAATCAAACGGTTCCGCAGGATAAGCCAGCGACGACAACTTCTGACACGGATAACCAACTTCAGACCATTAATAATATGATAGTTAAACTAGCGGTTAGTGACAATCAAGCCATGATGACTTCGGTAGTTCCAGATCCAGCACTGCAAAAGGCGATTGCCGATGCTTATAACCAAAGCTTTTATCCTAGTTTGAACAAAACGATTCAAGAAATCACAGTGGCAGATATGCAAGCGATTAAAACGCTGCGAATCCCTTCATTTGGAAGCACTGGATATCAAGTTCTACCGCAAACTTTTGAAGGAATTCAGTACTGTACCAATTTAAAAACACTTTTTATTAGTTCCGCCGGGAACACAGATGTTCCGAGTGACATTGATTTTTCTGCCATTGCAAAGATAACTAGCCTAGAACGATTGGACTTTGACGTCGTTCCTTTTACGACTGATAAGTTGCCCGATTTAAGCAAGTTACCATCTCTAAAAAAATTATCTATTGATCAAAGTGCTGGAGGTGATTTTTGGGCAGAGAGCTCCAATCGACTTGATAATTCAGTTTTTAAGTTGTTAGAACAGTGTCATGGATTGACTACTTTATCGATTGAAGGAACCAACATTGATTCCTTGATGGGATTAGTTGGTGTGAAAATGGCTAATCCCAATTTGTCCACAATCATCTTTAGTAAGAATCGAATTAAAGATCTCAGCGTGTTAAAGCAAGGTTTAAATTTGGATAATGTCACTAGAATTGTTGTTAGCCAGCAGCAAGTTAGTTCCGAATATACTTTAAATCATAATGATTTTTCTTATAATCCAGAGACTCAGCAATTATCATTGCCATTTAGTAAGTTAAAGGATTTGATAATTAATCCGGATGGAACCCCTTCGTATCCAACCCGATCAACGGTAGTTAATTATAACGGGAAGTGGGTTAATGCGACTTTAACAAATAATGCTTTTGTAATTGATGGGGTAACTCAAAGTGATTTTGATAATTTGAAAGTTTTTAAATGGAAACCTGATTGGTTTTTAAGTGACGACTACAAGACGGATGGGATTTTTAATTTCGGTGGAAATGCAATTAGGCAAACAATTAATGTTGAAGCTAGCCTGCCCGGAGCCAATGTTACGGTTCAATATGTGGATGAAGCTGGCCATGAAATTGCGCCAACCGAAACGTTGACGGGAAAAATTGGTGATCCTTATACAACCCAAGCGAAGGAGATTCCGGGGTACACATTGAAGAATGTGACAGGGAACACTACAGGAACTTTTAGCGAAAATGCACAATCGGTAACTTATGTATACCAAAAGGTGGTAGATCAAAGTAGCATTACCGGCCACGATGTTACCATTAACGTTAATGATTCGATGCCAGATGCTGCTGCTTTGGGCGCCAGTGCCACTGATCAGGCTGGGAAAAGCATTCCAGTAACCTTGGATACGAGTGCGGTTGACCTGGCTAAACCGGGTAGTTATCCCGTAACCATTACTGCTTCTAATGGGCTTAGTAAAATCGTTTATGTTCATGTATTGGCTCAGCAACCGGTTGCCGGTGCTGAGGTTACAGTCCAGTATTTAGATGAAAATGGTCATGAAATTGCGCCAACAGAAACGTTAACGGGAAAGATTGGTGATCCGTATACAACACAAGTAAAAGAGATTGCTGGCTATATCCTTAAAAAAGTAACGGGTAATGCCACGGGAACTTTCAGTGAAAAGGTGCAATCGGTCATTTACGTATATCAAAAAGTAGCAGATCAAAGTAATGTTACCGGTCATGATGTGACCATTGACGTCAATAGTCCACTGCCAAATGTTAATGACTTGGGAGCTAGTGCGACCGATCAAAATGGAAAGACCATTCCAATCACTTTAGATACGAGTGCGGTCGATGTAACTACGCCTGGTAGTTATCCCGTTATAATTAAGGCTGCTAATGGATTAACTAAAACAGTGTATGTCCACGTAGTTGCTTTAGCTGTTCCTGAAACGCCGAATGATTCAGATGGGAATGGTTCTAGTGATGCAATTACTAAAACCCCGGGAGAGAACCTCACTAAAGATAATCGGAGTGGGTTTCAAAATGATCTTCATGGATTTATAGTGGATGATAAAGGAACTAATTTTAGTCAGTCACAAACCAAACAGACGCAATCTAATCGAAAGTTACCAGCAACGGGTCAACGCCAATCAAGCTTGTTTTTGTTACTTGTTGAAGTTGCCCTCGGGTTAGCATTAATGGTTTGGGCATTTTTACAAGTAGAGCGTAGAAAACGCAAGTAA